From Montipora foliosa isolate CH-2021 chromosome 6, ASM3666993v2, whole genome shotgun sequence, a single genomic window includes:
- the LOC138008589 gene encoding piggyBac transposable element-derived protein 4-like yields MAALQDDAVRHFDDQNNVEIQFVDEDDFPLASITEHQASDEEFYSGASESRSQDSSEESEAEDSEVESDEENWSREVRRRVDLEFSEEPGINISTRNLKSCLDYFELFFTQEVWQLLVSQTNLYAEQKREPAERSVWYPVTESEMKAWISLYLNMGLVTKPNLNSYWSTDPVLSSPFFPSLMSRTRFFQILRYLHFADNTRAPTRDSADYNKLYKIQPFLDLVIARFQEVYTPERQLAIDETLIKFKGKVHFRQFIPIKPGRFGIKAFTLAESTSGYVLNSKIYTGKENSEVQKDLGRKAVMSVMQPYLDKGFYAFMDNYYTSVALFEELEERKTLACGTVRSNRVALPREICGVKEKAVKDLKRGECLYRQKGNLTCVTWRDRKPVSVLATLPTSTTESSPVERSVKVNGKWEKKQFPRPGIIDLYNTYMGGVDVSDQRTVAYARLMKGSVWYYKVFFYMIEVCISNAHILHTKSQNHTSLRALQFRKELVSTLVQGKCFRRDAGFMPTPVALPDIRFNRNHFHYPVSNDTRSTCKVHIQNVKTIYSCAICGVRMCPEPCFQRYHTLQHYYYDDESRDGPRRLKEARGRPYQRGRRRSLRNKLLVYMPVKFCVS; encoded by the coding sequence ATGGCGGCTCTTCAAGATGATGCTGTACGACATTTTGACGATCAAAACAACGTCGAAATTCAATTTGTCGATGAAGATGACTTCCCTCTTGCCAGTATAACCGAGCATCAAGCTTCTGATGAGGAGTTTTACTCTGGAGCATCAGAATCCCGCTCCCAGGATTCGAGCGAAGAGTCGGAAGCGGAAGACAGTGAAGTGGAATCCGACGAAGAAAATTGGTCTAGAGAAGTCAGACGCAGAGTAGATCTTGAATTTAGTGAAGAACCTGGAATAAATATCAGTACAAGAAACCTGAAATCATGTTTGGATTATTTTGAGCTGTTTTTCACACAAGAGGTATGGCAGTTGTTAGTGAGTCAGACTAATTTATATGCAGAACAAAAGAGAGAGCCAGCAGAAAGATCTGTATGGTATCCAGTCACAGAAAGTGAAATGAAGGCCTGGATTAGTCTGTACCTAAACATGGGGTTGGTTACTAAACCAAACCTTAATTCTTACTGGAGCACTGATCCTGTCCTAAGTTCACCTTTCTTCCCATCTTTGATGTCCCGGACTCGGTTCTTTCAGATTTTGCGGTACCTCCACTTTGCTGACAACACCCGTGCTCCCACACGCGACTCCGCAGATTACAATAAGCTGTACAAAATCCAGCCTTTCCTAGATTTAGTCATTGCGAGGTTTCAGGAAGTGTACACCCCTGAACGACAACTCGCTATAGATGAGACTTTAATTAAGTTCAAAGGCAAAGTACACTTCAGGCAGTTTATCCCCATAAAGCCGGGACGATTTGGTATAAAGGCTTTCACCCTTGCAGAATCCACCAGTGGCTATGTGTTGAATAGCAAGATTTATACAGGCAAGGAGAACAGTGAAGTTCAGAAAGACTTGGGAAGGAAGGCAGTTATGTCTGTGATGCAGCCTTATCTAGATAAGGGATTTTATGCCTTTATGGACAACTACTACACTTCTGTAGCTCTGTTTGAAGAGTTAGAGGAAAGAAAAACCCTTGCATGTGGCACAGTTCGGTCCAACAGGGTAGCCTTGCCAAGAGAGATTTGTGGTGTGAAGGAAAAGGCAGTGAAAGATCTTAAAAGAGGAGAGTGTTTGTACAGGCAAAAGGGAAATTTGACTTGCGTGACATGGCGTGACAGAAAGCCAGTTAGTGTGTTAGCAACCCTTCCCACCAGTACAACAGAGTCAAGCCCAGTTGAGCGATCAGTAAAAGTAAATGGGAAGTGGGAGAAGAAGCAATTTCCTAGACCAGGTATAATTGACCTCTACAACACCTATATGGGTGGTGTAGATGTGTCTGACCAGCGAACCGTTGCATATGCCAGACTTATGAAGGGGTCAGTCTGGTattataaagtgtttttttaTATGATTGAGGTGTGTATATCAAATGCACATATTCTCCATACCAAATCCCAGAATCATACCAGTCTAAGAGCACTGCAGTTCAGAAAGGAGTTGGTCAGCACATTAGTTCAAGGCAAGTGCTTTCGAAGAGATGCTGGATTCATGCCAACCCCTGTTGCTCTACCTGACATAAGGTTTAATCGCAATCATTTTCATTACCCTGTGAGCAATGACACAAGATCAACTTGCAAGGTCCATATCCAAAACGTGAAGACCATCTACAGCTGTGCTATTTGTGGTGTTAGAATGTGCCCTGAACCTTGTTTTCAAAGGTACCACACATTGCAACACTACTACTATGATGATGAAAGTCGAGATGGTCCCCGTCGGCTGAAAGAAGCAAGAGGGAGGCCATATCAAAGAGGAAGACGGAGATCTTTAAGAAATAAACTCTTGGTTTATATGCCAGTTAAGTTTTGTGTTAGTTAG